From Mytilus galloprovincialis chromosome 9, xbMytGall1.hap1.1, whole genome shotgun sequence, the proteins below share one genomic window:
- the LOC143045612 gene encoding glutathione S-transferase 1-1-like: MLVCLCFRQKPEEIVVRTKMGNGQSGGAKGTPTLYIHGLSAPARAAWMTTKAAEIPVHLKYVDPFKGEHKTPEFAKINPDMTLPTLVDGNFSLWESRPVMQYLVSKFGGRHSYLYPKDLQKRAIVDRLLYYDLGSVYKTVTEYMYPQLFQGKPPDAEKEMAMRATFDYLNRLFDGGGHYMTGDNLTIADISMASNISLTEIKGYRLDAWPDLATWYQRMKAQPWWPECNKGLYEWKSV, translated from the exons ATGTTGGTGTGTTTGTGCTTTAGACAGAAACCGGAGGAAATTGTAGTTAGAACAAAG ATGGGAAACGGACAGTCTGGTGGTGCAAAAGGAACGCCTACGTTATATATTCATGGGCTTAGTGCTCCTGCTAGGGCAGCATGGATGACTACAAAAGCTGCAGAAATCCCGGTTCATTTGAAATACGTAGATCCATTTAAAGGCGAACATAAAACTCCGGAATTCGCAAAG ATAAATCCTGACATGACACTACCGACCTTAGTAGATGGAAACTTTTCATTATGGGAAAG TCGGCCTGTAATGCAGTATCTAGTGAGTAAGTTTGGAGGCAGACATTCCTACCTATATCCCAAAGACCTCCAGAAGAGAGCTATAGTGGACAGATTACTATACTATGATCTAGGATCAGTGTACAAAACAGTAACAGAATACATG tatccTCAGCTCTTTCAAGGGAAACCCCCTGATGCagaaaaagaaatggcaatgagAGCAACTTTCGACTACCTGAATCGTCTGTTTGATGGTGGTGGCCATTATATGACTGGAGATAATTTAACCATAGCAGATATTAGTATGGCTTCAAACATTTCATTGACTGAAATTAAGGGTTATCGTTTAGATGCTTGGCCAGACCTGGCCACATGGTACCAAAGAATGAAAGCTCAGCCATGGTGGCCAGAATGTAATAAAGGTCTTTATGAATGGAAATCAGTTTAg